The genomic region CTCAAGGCCGCACGCGAGATGGATGCCACCGAATTCATCGTGGCCACCGATAACGGCATGATGCACAAGCTACGCACGCTCAACCCCGGCAAGACCTTTTATGAAGCGCCCACGGCGGGCAACAGCGCCACCTGCAAGAGCTGCGCGCATTGCCCCTGGATGGCGATGAACGGCCTGGCCGATGTGGCCCGCGTGCTGGAGACCGGGGCCAATGCGGTGCACGTAGAGCCCGCGCTCATCCCCCGCGCACGCCAGCCGATTGACCGGATGCTAGCCTTCACGGCGGCGCTCAAGAACGGACAGCCTACGGCGGGGCTGGTGCCGCACCTGGGTGCTGCTTGAAAATTTGCGAGTTGATTTGCTATCAAATATGTAGCTGCTGGCGCTTGTTAATCAAGCGCTAGCAGTGTTTTTGATGTGGATCTAGGCCCGCGAGAGAGCGTCGCCGATGGAGCGCCATGCGGATCTGGTCGTCACGCGTGGTTATGCCTTCGGTATATCGAGCGTGCAGCTGTCGCCCAAGGCTTCACGCCACACGCGCACGCGGCTCAGGCTGGGGCGCAGATTGGCGGGCAGCTTCTGGGCAATAAAGATGCACAGGTTCTCCAGCGTGGGGGCGCCCAGGTCGGGCACTTCGTCCAGCATGTGGTGGTCCAGCTGCTCGCGCACCACGGCCAGGCCCTGGCGCAGCAGGCCCAGGTCCAGCACCATGCCGGTGGCCGGGTCGCGTGGCCCGGTCAGGCAGACCTCGGCATGGTAGGTGTGGCCGTGCACGCGGCGGCTGCCTTCGGCCTCGATCTCGCGGCGCAGGGTGTGGGCCGCATCAAAGAAAAATCGCTGGGAGATGGTGAACAGCATGGGGTAACAAAACGGCGGTCTGTGAGGGGGCTGGAGGGGCAAGCGGTGGTACGCGGCCGCGTGGCTCAGCGGATGCCGGTGAGCTTGTGCGTCTGCAGGCTCAGGCGCCAGGCGGGTCGCTGCATGCACAGGTCGATGCACAGGGCAATGTGGCGGGCTTGGTCCGGCCCATCCATGGGCTGCAGAAAGCGCTGGCTGAACTGGCCGGTGGTCTCCAACAGGTCCAGGTCCAGGCCCGGCTGGGGCCACACCAGTTTCAGCTCCTGGCCGCTGCGCTGCACCCATTCGGCCCCGGCTTTGGGGCTCACGCACAGCCAGTCAATGCCCTCGGGGGCAGCCACGGTGCCATTGGTTTCCACCGCAATGCGAAAGCCCTGGGCATGCAGGGCGTCGATCAAAGGTGTGTCGACCTGCAGCAGGGGCTCTCCGCCCGTCAGCACTACCAGGCGGTGCCGGGTGTCGGCGGCAGGCCACAGGGCGGCAATCTGCGCGGCCAGTGCCGGGGCATCGGCAAACTTGCCGCCCAGCGTGCCATCCGTGCCCACAAAGTCGGTATCGCAAAAGCGGCAGATGGCGCTGGCGCGGTCTTGCTCGCGCCCTGTCCACAGGTTGCAGCCCGCAAAGCGGCAGAACACTGCAGGCATGCCCGCCTGGCCGCCTTCGCCTTGCAGGGTGTAGAAGATTTCCTTGACGGAATAGGTCATGTGGATCGTGGGGCGGGTGTTTCAGGGGGGCACAAACAGCGGGGGCAAAGGGGCAATGCCCACCTTAAAAAGCGGCAGGCTTGCCTGCAAAAGCCCCCAAAAAGGAGGGTGCCAAGTCTATGCGATGCGCGCTGGCACGCAATCTGGCTATCCTTGCCACCTTTGCCCGAGCGGGGGCGGCTGGCGCGGCAGCTGGCCCGTGCTTGGTGCGACAGTTTTGTTTTGCTATTAAAAAAGTAGCTGCCTGCGCTCGACTTTATTGCCCTGAAGGTGAATTTCACTTCTATGACCTGCATCGACTTCACCCAGCCGTTGCGACCTGATGCGCCCCGCCTGCGCTGTCAGTTTGGTGCACCGCGCCAGGTGTTGCGCGCCGATGCAGCAGGCGACGTGCGCGCAGTGCTGGACGCCGTGCACGCCGCAGCCCGCCAGGGGGCGTGGTGCGTGGGCTATGTGCGCTACGAGGCGGCAGCTGCGTTTGATGCTGCCCTGCAGACCCACGCCGCCCAGGGGCCGCTGGCCTGGTTTGCGGTGTACGACCAGGCCGAGCCCTGGCCTGCAGACCAGCCCCCCCCAGGGGCAACGGGCCAAGCCCCCAGCGTGCAGTGGCAGCCGGGCATTGCGCGCGCTGATTTTGATGCTGCCATCGCTTGCATCCAGCAAGCCATTGGCAATGGCGAGCTGTACCAGGTGAATTACACCGCGCCGGTGCACGGCACACTGCAGGGCCATGCGGCAGACCTGTTTACCGCCTTGCACCGCGCCCAGCCGCATGGATACGCCGCCTTCATCGATGCCGGGCCCGAGCAGGTGCTCTCCGTATCGCCCGAGCTGTTTTTTGACTGGCACGAAGGCATGGACAGCCCCGCCGGGGAGGGCCCCTTGCTGGCCCGCCCCATGAAGGGCACCGCCCCCCGCGGTGCCACGCCCGCGCAGGACGCCGCCCACGCTGAACACCTGCGCACAGCGCCCAAGGAGCGGGCAGAGAACGTGATGATCGTGGACCTGCTGCGCAACGATGTATCGCGCGTGGCGCTGCCCCACAGCGTGCGCGTGCCCGCGCTGTTTGCCACGCAGGCGCTGCCCACGGTGTGGCAGATGACTTCGGACGTGCAGGCACGCACCCGCCCGGGCACCAGCTTGGCTGATGTGTTTGCAGCGTTGTTCCCCTGTGGTTCCGTCACGGGCGCGCCCAAAGTGCGTGCCATGCACATGATCCACGCACTGGAGCCCGCACCCCGCGGGGTGTACTGCGGGGCCGTGGGTGTGGTGCGCCCGGCAGGCCCTGCGGGCGAGAGCGGGCTGCACCCGGTGGCAGCCACCTTCAATGTCCCCATTCGCACCCTGGTGCTGACGCCCGCCAGCGATGCGGGCGAGGGGCAGGCGGTGGTGTGCGGCATTGGCAGCGGCATCACCTCGGGCGCGCAGCCCGATGCTGAGTGGCACGAGTGGCGCCACAAGCGCGCTTTTATGGAAAGGGCGAGCATGCCTTTTGAAATTCTGGAAACCTTGGCGCTGGAGGGGGGCACCTTGCGCCACTGCGCTGACCACCTGGCGCGCATGCAAAGCGCTGCCCGCCACTTTGGCTATCTGTGGAATGAAGTTGCGATGCAGCAATGCCTTGCGCAGTTGGCTGTGCAGCATCCGCAAGGGCTGTGGCGCGTGCGCCTGCTGCTGGATGCACAAGGACAGCCCCGGGCCGAGGCCTTTGCCATGCAGCCCACCACCGGCGTGGTGCGGCTGCAGCTGGCCAGCCACCCCCTGGCCGAGGCTCACAGCGAGTTCACGCGCCACAAGACCACCCGGCGCGGGCATTACGACGCTTTCAACCCCACCGATGCCGAAGTGTTTGACACGCTGCTGTTCAACGAGCAGGGCGAGATCACCGAATGCACGCGCGGCAACATCGCAGCCTTGCTGGCCGATGGCCGCTGGGTGACCCCACCCCTGGCCAGCGGGCTGCTGCCCGGTGTAGGCCGAGCCGTGGCGCTGCGCGAAGGCCGCCTCACGGAGACTGTGCTGCGTGTGAGCGATGTTCCCCGGGTACGGGCCTGGGCGTTTATCAACAGCCTGCGAGGCTGGCTGCCAGCGCAGGTGCTGCCTTCTGATGTGCAGATGGTGTGAGCGGTTCGCCCGTCTTGAGCTGGATTTCAGTTCGGCGCGGCTGGCCGTAAATGCTGCCGCGCCATGGCCAAAAATGCCATGGCTGCGGGGCTGAGCGGCTGTTTGGCCAGGCGGATGGCGACCACCGGAAATTCCAGCACTGGCCGCACGATGGGCACGGCGCGCAGGTCGGGCGGCATCAGGCGCGCCACGTAGCGCGGCAGCAGCGCCACCCCGGCACCCGCCTGGATCATGCCGAAGGCCGTGGTCAGCATCGAGACATGGTGCACCACCTGCGGGTACACATTGGCCACGGCGCTCAGTTCGCGGCTGATGGCACGCCACACCACGGCGTCGGGGTTTACATGCACCAAGGCCAGGCCATCCAGGTCACGCCCTTGCACGCTGGCGCGCTGGGCCAGGGGGTGGTCTTGCCGCAAGAACAGCGCCATGCGCTCGCTGAACAGGCGCTCGGTGGCTAGCTCTGAATGCGTCTGGCCGATGTCTGAGCCCAGCGCCAAGTCTGCCTCGCGCGAGAGCACCTGCGCCACCATCTGCGCGGCATTGCTGTCGTGCAGCGTGGCCACCAGCTGCGGGTGCGCGGCCGAGAAGCGGGTGAGCAACGCGGGCAGCAGGGCGCCCGCCGTGAGGTGCCCCACGGCCACCACTACCCGGCCTTCTTGCAACTGCGCCTGCGAGCGACAGGCGTGCACCGACTCGTCAATCATGCGCAGCGCGCGCTGGGCGGTGTCGGCCATCATCTGCCCGGCATCGGTGAGCCGAATGCGCCGCCCGCGCACCACCAGCGGCTGGCCCAGCTGCTGCTCCATGCGCTTGATGAGGTGGCTGACGGCAGGTTGGGTGAGTTGCAGCGCATCGGCCGCCAAGGTGAAGCTGCCCGTCTGCGCAATCGCGGCCAGGGCGCGGAACTGCTGCAGCGAGACTTCATCGGCAGGGGCAGCTGAAGGTTTCATGGTGCTATTTATGACGTAGCGTCATAGTGAAATAACTTTGATTATCTGTTTTGATGGATGGCCAGCGCATACATTGGGTGCGTTGAAGGTGCCTTCTTTTCACTGTTGCCGCTCCCCACTCTTGCAAGGAATCGATCCATGATCCGTCGCCACCACTTTCTGCGCGGCTTGGCCGCCGCCATGGCTCTGGGTGCCACCGTGCCTGCTGCACTGGCACAGGCCAGCAAACCCATCCGCCTGATCGTGCCCTTCCCGGCAGGCGGCGCGACCGACCTGTTTGCGCGCACCCTGTCGCAAAAGATGGGTGAAAAGCTGGGCACCTCCATCGTGGTGGACAACAAGCCCGGCGCGGGCGGCAGCCTGGGGGCGGATCTGGCAGCCAAAGCGCCTGCCGATGGCCTGACGCTGCTGCTGGCCACCACCAGCACGCACTCGATTGGCCCGGCGCTTGGCAACAAACTGCCCTACGACACGGTGCGTGACTTCACACCCATTGCCCATGTAGGCAACGCGCCCAGCATCATGCTGGTGCCCAACAGCTCGCCCGCCAAGACGGTGAAGGAGTGGATTGAGTACGCCAGAAAGAACCCCGGAAAACTCAACTACGCATCCAGCGGTAACGGCACCATCGTGCAGCTGACGGCCGAGCTGTTCAAGGCACAGGCGGGTCTTTACGTAACGCATATCCCCTATAAGGGCACGGCGCTGGCGATTCCAGACCTGGTGAGCGGCCAACTCGATGTGCTGTTTGACTCGCTGCCCACCGGCATGCCCCATGTGCGCGATGGCCGCCTGCGTGCGCTGGGCGTCACCACGCTCAAACGCAGCCCACTGGCGCCCGATTTGCCACCCATTGCCGACACGCTGCCCGGCTACGAGTCCA from Acidovorax sp. DW039 harbors:
- the queE gene encoding 7-carboxy-7-deazaguanine synthase is translated as MTYSVKEIFYTLQGEGGQAGMPAVFCRFAGCNLWTGREQDRASAICRFCDTDFVGTDGTLGGKFADAPALAAQIAALWPAADTRHRLVVLTGGEPLLQVDTPLIDALHAQGFRIAVETNGTVAAPEGIDWLCVSPKAGAEWVQRSGQELKLVWPQPGLDLDLLETTGQFSQRFLQPMDGPDQARHIALCIDLCMQRPAWRLSLQTHKLTGIR
- a CDS encoding chorismate-binding protein; amino-acid sequence: MTCIDFTQPLRPDAPRLRCQFGAPRQVLRADAAGDVRAVLDAVHAAARQGAWCVGYVRYEAAAAFDAALQTHAAQGPLAWFAVYDQAEPWPADQPPPGATGQAPSVQWQPGIARADFDAAIACIQQAIGNGELYQVNYTAPVHGTLQGHAADLFTALHRAQPHGYAAFIDAGPEQVLSVSPELFFDWHEGMDSPAGEGPLLARPMKGTAPRGATPAQDAAHAEHLRTAPKERAENVMIVDLLRNDVSRVALPHSVRVPALFATQALPTVWQMTSDVQARTRPGTSLADVFAALFPCGSVTGAPKVRAMHMIHALEPAPRGVYCGAVGVVRPAGPAGESGLHPVAATFNVPIRTLVLTPASDAGEGQAVVCGIGSGITSGAQPDAEWHEWRHKRAFMERASMPFEILETLALEGGTLRHCADHLARMQSAARHFGYLWNEVAMQQCLAQLAVQHPQGLWRVRLLLDAQGQPRAEAFAMQPTTGVVRLQLASHPLAEAHSEFTRHKTTRRGHYDAFNPTDAEVFDTLLFNEQGEITECTRGNIAALLADGRWVTPPLASGLLPGVGRAVALREGRLTETVLRVSDVPRVRAWAFINSLRGWLPAQVLPSDVQMV
- a CDS encoding 6-carboxytetrahydropterin synthase; this encodes MLFTISQRFFFDAAHTLRREIEAEGSRRVHGHTYHAEVCLTGPRDPATGMVLDLGLLRQGLAVVREQLDHHMLDEVPDLGAPTLENLCIFIAQKLPANLRPSLSRVRVWREALGDSCTLDIPKA
- a CDS encoding tripartite tricarboxylate transporter substrate binding protein — encoded protein: MRRHHFLRGLAAAMALGATVPAALAQASKPIRLIVPFPAGGATDLFARTLSQKMGEKLGTSIVVDNKPGAGGSLGADLAAKAPADGLTLLLATTSTHSIGPALGNKLPYDTVRDFTPIAHVGNAPSIMLVPNSSPAKTVKEWIEYARKNPGKLNYASSGNGTIVQLTAELFKAQAGLYVTHIPYKGTALAIPDLVSGQLDVLFDSLPTGMPHVRDGRLRALGVTTLKRSPLAPDLPPIADTLPGYESNTWFGLYGPKGLGADIVTRVNTAANQALSDPEVRNKLTTLGIEPVTSTPAQFTKMVADDLAKWKKIISERKIVNE
- a CDS encoding LysR family transcriptional regulator, with protein sequence MKPSAAPADEVSLQQFRALAAIAQTGSFTLAADALQLTQPAVSHLIKRMEQQLGQPLVVRGRRIRLTDAGQMMADTAQRALRMIDESVHACRSQAQLQEGRVVVAVGHLTAGALLPALLTRFSAAHPQLVATLHDSNAAQMVAQVLSREADLALGSDIGQTHSELATERLFSERMALFLRQDHPLAQRASVQGRDLDGLALVHVNPDAVVWRAISRELSAVANVYPQVVHHVSMLTTAFGMIQAGAGVALLPRYVARLMPPDLRAVPIVRPVLEFPVVAIRLAKQPLSPAAMAFLAMARQHLRPAAPN